In Diadema setosum chromosome 2, eeDiaSeto1, whole genome shotgun sequence, the DNA window ACAGGATTTTGGTACTTTTCAAATACTTTTCCCTTGCGTTGGTTTATACAATCTTTGCTCTTTCgtaaacaaaacatgataatattttttatgtcatttgtTGATTTGAATTGTCCTCTATTGTCCACACAGGTGGGTCATGGAGGTCACAGATGATGTGGACGCACTCATACAAAGAATCCGGTGAGATGGTCATATGTTTCTGCCATGCTTTATTCAATTGTAGGTGCCTTGAGCACACTTCATTGTCTCTATTGTCAGATTTTTTCTAGAGTGATGTGATGCCTGAAGATAACGTAAAGTTTACCCTCCTGATTTCCTTTCTTGTCATTGTATTCGGCAGACAAGCAAGACAGGCAAGGGAAGCTGTCAGCattggttaccatggcaacgtggTGACTGTATGGTGAGTCCATTTCTGGTTGATATGTAGGCATATTGGATATGATCATATTCATGATTAGTCTTGTCTATTCAGAGATGTCGGTGACTTTTCCTATTTATCTGAAAGCCATGAGGCTGCGTGCAAGTATTTTTACCCATgtttaaataaataaaacaaacaaacaaacaaacaaatgaggaTTATGATTTACACGCATGTCTTAAATGCGTACTGTATTTGGTGTGActgttgatatttcttttacaGGCATACATGTAAGATACGAATGACATTTGGGCTCTAGATTGGTGTATGAAACAAATATGTGAATGAAGTACGCTGTATGTCTAAACTTTCTCCACATCCTTGGCATCTTCTTCCAGGGAGCAGCTTGTGTCTGTGTATGAGGCCACTGGAGAGCTACTGGTAGATCTGGGCTCGGACCAGACCTCCTGCCACAACCCATTCAATGGAGGCTACTACCCAGTACAGCTGACCTTTGAACAGGCTAATGACATGATGGTCGCTGACCCTGTGCGTTTCAAGAACCTGGTGCAGGAGAGGTAAGGATTTCTATTTCCTAGTCATCCCATATTGAAAATTGTTTAGTCaagacattgtttttttttcccccctttttttttttgggggggggggacatatttGAGATTTGTGTATATTGGTCTGTGTATGTGTTCCtcaaactactgtatacgccatatatttcacgagtctaaattttcacaaatccggaattcccgacgatttcacaagtggttaaattcgcgatcatggagtcctgcactgaacggagaagtgtgcacgcgtacgtcacattcacatcaggatcagagtcaatattttcgcgtgtctttaatttcgtgaatagcacccgactcacgaaattcgcgaaatattcggcgtatacagtaatatgTTACGTAGAATTTTCATTCTCATATGTACCAGGCAGTGAATATTATGTGGATGTTTCTAGTGTATAATGCAAAGAAATTTTATTTGATCTGAGAGTTATGTGGTGTATGTGCATGCTGGTTTTACTGATGATCTAAATTTAAAGCATAGGTATGGTAGAATACACCATGTGTGAATCTAGCTGTTTGGTCAGTATTGTGATATTGCCGGGAATAGTCTGTCCATGCATGTACAGATAATTGTTAGatctacagtcaaccttgcttaagccAACCTTGCATTAGTTGAgtaatcgcctaagtcgaaggCCTTTTAaaatcctcttctctttatatgcTATCGATTTTTTTTGATAATCCCTCATAACTTCAATTTTCTCTAAGTTGAAGCTGTTCCTTCAGatcaaatagatttgacttacTCAAGGTTGACTGTAGTGTCCTCTATATGTGATTACCCTCTACTGTGTGttcatctgtctgtctctccgtCTGCTCTAGCTTGAGGAGGCAGATTGCAGCAATCAACCGACTGTCGTCACTGGGCATTTACTTCTTTGACTACGGCAACGCCTTCCTTCTGGAGGCTAGCCGAGCAGGTCAGTGTCAAGAAACTTTACCTCCAAGATTGCAGGAAAACAAATTGTTATCATTCTCACATTTATTTCTCTTAATTCTTTCAAGACAGGATTTTCACTTCCTGCATAACAGATGTCAGATGTGTCTTGCTCAAGATAGAAATGTAATCGCTATATTTTGCACCAGgaaaagtcttcttttttttctggtttttttttttttttttttttttttttactcaagtCAAAAGCCACAGAGATGATGAAACACCTAACTGGAATAAAGTAAGGTTGCTTCTCTCTTTGATTCTGTGTGTACCATCTCTGCTGATGACAGTATGTTGTTAGGCCCtatgttatacattgtagtgaTAATGAatgattcttcttcttcttcttccgattaagtctgcctccttcaatagactgaagattcttgcagactgtgctatttacattataatacaatttatttacagatatttataAGCACATataaaatttgacaaaaataactagccactgtgatcaaccgtaagacggtttcgaaatgatcccacagatggtgctgaaacaatttctgacgacagggaattccagttccttacagttcttggaaagaacgaatggcgatgggattcagttctcgagtatggtacctgataggagtgtggttgcgagaaGAAGCAAGAAGCTAGATGTGTGTGTACCCATTTTCCATCTTACCAGGAGCTGACATCCAAGCAGAGACAGATGGGGCCAGTGCAGGAAACCGTTTCAAGTATCCATCCTACGTCCAGGATATCATGGGGTAAGTTTAAGGGAATTGGGCCATCAGGGCAGGGCTTCATGAAGCTTCTTAGTCACTGACAACTGttttaagctactgaaatcctcacatctgattggctgagagcaaatttaaATTCCTTggcaaaacacttcatgaaatgccccatGGATGCGTATCACATGTCATAACATGTCAATATTGATAGAAATGCAATGTCTAAGTCATAATATGACCTAGACATTGCATTGTCTGGTAGACTGGAACCTCATCACCAACAAGTTGGGGTACGTTGTGTTTGGTCAGGCTAGAGCTGCGGTGGACACAGTCGGCGATGTCATCAAGAGTTGAGACAGGTGTCCTACTGTACTTCTTGAGCAGGCTGATGCCAAGGTCGGTTGAGAATTTTGTGTGGCCAGCCAAGAGGAAGTTGAGAGTGATGGTGTGATGAAGTCCTTAAAGGGTACGCCAACACAAGTACCATAGCAAGAACTTGTTCTTATTCTTACTGGCACAGTTGTCACAGTGCAGGTCAAGGTGACGTTCTCCGAGGCGGtatttttgaaagaagaaatgaagatAAGAAATGGCTGAGATCGATCCCTTGGACAgaccaggggcggatctagctttttataaaggagggggttgggggcggtatgcgagggagcgtagcgaccgagcccgagcgagcggagcgagcgaggggggagggtgtgggaggggggtgtcgcccctcccacagtagggagaatttttgaaaatctgggtgtgaaaatggcgttttcttgcatctaaaacaccactatttttggtatagaggtcattgccataaatagaaaaaaataaaattacaagtttaagaaaaaaagataagattaaaaaaaaatggtccctggattttttttttttttttttttttttgggggggggggggggttgcaacccccccaaccccccccccccccctctagatccgcttctgcaGACGCATCCCCTTGTCAATTAGGAAGTTCACCtgagaacaaaaaacaacaaaacagcaaaGATGGCAAAAGCATTACTATTACAATCTTTGCACAGAGAGGTTATTATGGGCATTTTGAGTTATGATAATCTTTGCTGGAGTTTTGTGTGCAAATTAAAACTTGCTaaaatggagaaaataagaGCCGTATTGTCAGGAGTAGTGCTAGGGTAgattaacattttcaacaaaaacaataagTAGTGTGTTTCTTTTATCATTTAGCTCACAACATTGAtaattcttctttaaaaaaaaaaaaatatatatatatatatatccgatACATGAACAATCATTTTCATGCTTTTCCCATGCATGTAGATTGAAAGAAAGTGTGAAATTCCATAACATCTCACCTGCTAGCCAAAACGCTAGCATGCTTTTCCCATGCATGTAGATTGAAAGAAAGTGTGAAATTCCATAACATCTCACCTGCTAGCCAAAATGCCTTTGCAGCTTACTCCAAACACACCACACTTCTGGGGGGTCAGAAAGTACATCAGGCCAGGCTGTAAAGGGTTGGCTGGAAAGTGAACCTGCTGTGCATAATCGAATGAATAATGCACAGCAAGGTCTGCAGAGCAGGGGGGGATTCGGGCCAAGTTTCCTTGATGCGATGTCGTCGTTGCTGCGGTTTGCCTCCGTCATCCGTTGTAGTACCTCTCGTTGCTGTTTTGCGGAGTTGAGGTGATTCAGATGCTCCCTGGCCCGGGCCTCTTTTTCCTCCTATGTCAGGTTGGCACTTTGGTACACAGCCTCGTTGTTTCTTCTGGCACTGCCAGCATATGGTCGCTCATGGGGCGGCAGATGATGATGGAGGGGGGTAAACTGTTGCCACATCTTTAGGAACTCTTTTCCCTGGAGAGAAAGTTTTATAATAAAAGAGAGACAAACACAAAGTTCAATACATATCTTTAATAGTCTTATACATGTAGTGTGAATTAATGTTTCTGAcaagcattttcatttcatgaacaCTCTTCCAGTATACTTCACAATACATGCATAACTTGACGCTTTCACTATATTGTCCTGATTTTTAAGAAACCAGTTTTTgttgatacattaaaaaaaattttttttaaataaatcatgaaaaaaacataaaatcttAAAACAAAGGTACATGGAGAATGTAATagttttttgtgcatttaacttTTATAGTGCATATTCAGCTTTACAGTGTTTTAGTCTCATTGTACTTAAATTGtataaaaatttgtaaaataaatattataaaataGAAAATGACATGAAACCCAACATTACAACAAGCAGCAAAATTTTGTGAGGAACATACCTTGTTTCTCCATGATACCAGCAAACACCCGCCACACCTCGGCCTTGGATAAGGATGAAGGCAGCAGTTTAACATCCAGACTTTTGTAACTTGGAATTCGTCCTGGCAGGAACACTGCATTTTCCTCTGCGAAGTTGATCAAGAATCTGACGACAGCCTGTACGTCTTCTGCTTAGTAGCTCCTTGTGTTGAATCGCTTCCCTCCTGCTTTGTGGGTCACAGAGCATATTCCATGTTGGTGAAGCAACTTCTTAAGCCTTGTCAACTTGTCCTTGGAAATGTTAAtagtgaagagagagagagagagagacagacattCACACATAGATAAATATGATATTAAACTTCATATTTTCACACTTTTAATGTGCTGTGTTAAGTAGCTTTCTAAACTCACTgctaaaaaaaagtaaataaattaaaaaaaatcatacattttgcaatTTCCAGTCAACATTACAGCAaacatctcaaccaaaagtaaTCTCTGTTATGAGCCACTTTAGTGGGTCAACTCTGGTCTGCTTTGATCCAACAGTAGAGTATGTCGGTAATATCTACCGGCTTGTTTTTAGAAATCCTATAGGACCtaagtacagctgtacattgtgGAGAGTCACATGCACCAAccgaaaaaataaacaaaaaataaaaaatgataataatggcacTTAAAAACCTCCCTCTTGCACAGCAACATAGTGCGCTGAGATAATTAGGTCAGTAAACACATTGCATTGCATTAAATAAACATTTCAAATCAACATTACAGCAATCATTAATCCTAagaacatgtacactgtacagcatACAGTTGTATGCTCACAATATTCAATAAACCTTCAGAGTGGGTCAACTTTGATCTGTTTTGATTCTATCCTGTATGGTGGTAAAATTTAGCAGCATACATACTTACTACATTTTTTTAgtataagtacaatgtactttcacaAAGAAATCACTCTCCTACATAGGCCCGTGGCCgtatgaatgtacatgtatctttacTGCTACCATACCAGCTTAAACATGAAGTGTTCACACCTTGCGGTTAAACCTTTCACAACACCAAGCACtaatacactgtaaatgcatCTATCCATCATAATTGACTGTCATGATTAGTTTAACTTGCTGTAGGCTTACATGTAGGTTAATAAGGGTTTGTGTTAGGATTGTGTTAGGGTTGCAGCTTGTGCAACCTACTCTACTGAACATGTGCCTGTGCTTTCATAATCAGCAATGACATCAAAGTCTGAAGCTGATTCTGTCGATACTTCAAATGCATGGCCCAATTTCAGTGAAATCCAACATTCGAATCATTGTGGAACATGAAATCTGATCACATGAATTCTGAACTGCTGAACTGTGGTGCTATTAGAGCAACAACAAATGGCAAGGCTTTGATTCAGTccatacattgtaggcctaacAGGTTGTAATGCATATTGTGGTCTATTGTTTAATTGTATCTTTCTGCTCTAGATCTAACATACTTACAAATTCAAAAATCGAAACATGTCAGTGCAAATCCTATGCCCATTGTAGGTGTTAGATGATATGTCACGCTGGCGATCCTTTTGCTCCTTGCGCTTTGAAGAGTTAGTTTTCTCCCCCGATGTTGTTACCATCTTCAGTTGTGCAAGTATGACTATGTCCTTTTCTGTCCGGGGAAAGTTCAGATATGGAGTACCTGTACTCCATAACGTCCTGCTCGTCCAGGTGGTCCATTCAGCTGTCCATTCAGCCTCCGCTCCTTCTCCAGATCCCCATTGACATACTCCTCATGAATGCCTTTCTCAATTTTCTCGCTCATATTCTCTAGCTGTTTGAACTCGTCCTCATTTTCGTCATCAACACTCTCCATATCcacatcttcatcttcatcttcatcgtCGTCAAAATCTGCTCCCATTTCGTCTACCTCGTCCGTCCTCTCCCCACTGCAAAAATAATCGGTCACTACACGTAGCAGTTTAGGCTCTGCAGAAGCTGTCGATCCGGCAGCCGGACCCGCTGCAAGCTGGTTAGCTGCAGCGGCAAAACATCTCGCTCTCGCGCATGGTTAATACAAGAACAAGTCCCGAccggcattttgtttgtatacCCTCTGTTAACGGTCCACGGAGAGTGATTGGTAAATACAAGCAAAAGACGAACAACATTACTACAACAGTAGGGCGGCAAAATATGGCACGAAAAGAATAACGAACAGACTGAAGAGATGTATGTTGAAATTTGGCGTTAAATGAACAGCGTCGAACACAGCGGGAGAAAGCCCAGGTAGAACGGCAAATTCAAAAAATGCTGTGATCCCGCGAGATCCAAATGTAAGCAAACGAGTGCAAGCCAGCACACGTTGACAAAGCATTCCTtttcaaattcttttcaaaTGTCAGACCGTGGTTGATATTAAGGGACATGAACAATATTTTCCATGTTGTCTATTCGTATGCTTTATCCCTTTAAGTGTTCAGGCACGTAATAGCTCCCTTGCCAAGCTTTTAGATCTGCATTCAGTAATCACTCCAAACTTGACCCAGTCCTAAGCCCACTTAGATGTAGCACTGTACCACAGACCAACGAGAAGGCAGCGGTGACACAATAAGGTATTGGGAGATAAGGTAATATCTACTCTTTGAAaattagtttccagacatctaAGCCAATGTGCAAAGAAAGAACTTTAGCTTGTGTGCCAAGCAGTGAAGAAAGCAGATAGTAAAGGTTAAAGGATTGTCAGCCATAGTGAGGCAAGGTTTCATCAAAGGAGCCTAGGTACATTGTATCTTCCATCATTAttgttcctttcttttcttttctttttttttttcagtgacatTTTCTCTCTTGGCTTTGGTCCGTTCCGCTGGGTGTGTGCATCCGGAGACCCAAATGACCTCTCCATGACGGACGAGATTGCTACCAACGTCCTTGAGGATTTCATCAATGCAGGAGGTGATGACATGCTATCCTCTGTGATAGTGACAGTGATGACAATGATATGGGGTTTTATGtgtttattgtatttttctgCCACACACATGTTGCATCTGTGTCACGGTGATCTGTGTAGAATATACTCTGCATTCAAATATAGCCAGACACATAAAAGTGGGACTGAAGGTCAATGCGCACAAGATTTAGTGCAATAAAAAGatggttatacatgtatgttgacaACTCCAGAATTGCTATTGTTTAGGCCTATTCAATTTTAACTTGTTTTGGTTGCTGGTATGTTATATACAACCCAGCATTTCGAAGCAGTGCTAGTGTATCATCTTcctatatttttactttctgcACCAATGTTTTGTTGAATTCACTTCAGAACTGACACATGATGTTGCACTCAGGCTTTTCTGTATGTTTTACATTGAAGGGTGCCTGATGTGTGCATAAATGTGTCAGATTTTGCCATTTCTTTAAACATGAACTATGTGTTGCGACACTTCTTGCTGTTAAATGACATTTCTGGCATGGGTTTTGCAATGTTGCAGTGCCGGAGTCAACAGAGCTGCAGTACGAAGACAACATTCGCTGGATCAAGGAGGCAGGAAACCACAAATTGGTAGGTCAATTCCATATTGGAGTCACTTCACAGTTTGAACATTGTGAAGAGTTTTCCatttggagtcaaaaggggaCTGAGCTTTTGATTCTAGCAGAATGTTcctcagaggcaaaatgacaaacaggcagtgAAAgaaatcacatataaggactacACACAAAAAGAACAGTCATgggagggctagggacacagaacaaagaaagcaaaaggGAAGGGTttgaggtcatgggcaaggagcccaacaggtaaagggaaaGGGGTTTTCCATTTCTCAAATTCAAatgccacaattggcaaaacACTGCTGACACTAGTGTGATTTGTGGATTTCAAATTGGTTCAGATGTAAACTTGCTGTCAACCAGCTCTCAAGGGGGTAAACCTGGTGTTAAAACATGTAGCGAAAGAGTTATGTTATTAAGACATTAAAAGTCAACATTCTTGGTAGAGGTTGGGAAGAGGTGGCAGCATTGCTCAGTAGGAATAAGTGGTATGCTGATGACCGAAGTTTAGAGATTCTCAATGTAACATTGGAATGTTTGTTATGATGAAGGAAGCTAGCAACAGGGCATTAGCAAAATGGTTAATAGCCTCTATTCCAGAGGCACAGAAAGATGACCAAACTAATGCTtattttaaaatgcaaaatgcatAAAACTTGATGAACTTCTCCATCTCTTAGAAATGCATAGCTTATTAGAATAGCTCAGTGTGATGTGTGTGGTGACTCTTAACTTTGCTGATATCGCACTCAAAACTTTAAGCACTTGTGTTTTGTAAGGTGGTCGGCTCTCAGGCCCGCATACTGTACTCTGACCAGAGAGGGCGTATTGCTATCGCGCTGGCATTCAATGAAGCTGTGCGTGAGGGCAAGCTGCGCGGACCGGTCATCATCAGCCGTGACCACCATGACGTGAGTGGGACGGACAGTCCATACCGCGAGACATCCAACATTTATGACGGATCGGCGTTTTGTGCAGGTGAGTTTACTGTCAGGGTGTTGTGTGGGACACCACCAAGCATAGAAATCACACAAGATCCCACTACAAGAGTAATGGGAATTCATACCACTATTTTGATTGTATTACATGGCTTGTTTGTATTTccgttttttgtttctttgttcatttgttttgtttgtattctgTGTGATTGTATCACAAATTATTAGATATGACATGGTGTAGTATATCCTtgctatctttctttctttgctcaTATCACcagatttttttgtgtgtgtgtgtgtgtgtgtgtatattgtgtgaTGCAATTTTGACCGATGTCACAAGGCATTCCACATTTTTGCTATTAAACAGTAATGCTTTGCAGTATAAACATCAAGGACTTGGTAATTGTAGGTAAAACTCATCAATATCATTTATGTAGAGAATGCTCCTCAATAGTCGCATATTCTATCTCACCTGACATGTGGAAGCTCATCATCTAAGTATGAGTACCGGTATGTCACTTGTCCCTGTAGATATATTAAATATTTAGTTTATATACTTGTGCACCCCACTCTACACCCCTCCATCTTCCACATCTAATCCTGATGTCATCATTCTTTTCCATGTCCCCTCTCCCAGACATGGCCATCCAGAATGTGATCGGGGATTCCTTCCGGGGAGCCACTTGGGTAGCAATTCACAACGGGGGCGGGGTCGGATGGGGCGAGGTCATCAACGGAGGCTTTGGCATGGTGCTGGACGGCACCAACGAGGCTGACCAGAGGGCCAAGAAAATGCTGGCCTGGGATGTGTCCAATGGGGTGAGTCTAGCAAGTTTGTGAGTGGCTCTATAAGATTAGTCCGTTTCGTGGTGCAACTTTTCATCTAGATAGATCTCAtggtgctgtgtgtgtgtgtggtgtcaACAGCTACAAGTGTATCCGCAAAGTGTTACTCACCCATGTTGTAATTAGATAATGTGAATAGATAGCATTAGTTGTATGAGGTTTTGCACTCACAGAAAACATTGTGTGGTATAATCCAGTTGAGATTTTTAGTGACAAAGCAGATACAACAATTCTGTATACTACCACCACACACTTTGGTCCCCAGGGAAAGTTTATCTTGTCGTGGGAAAGCGCATCAGTGAAGATGAAGGTGAAAATGAGTGTATAAGATATACTGCATACTGCCATTGGAGCCTTTGACACAAGTGATACCTTCTTGCACAGATGTAGTCTTTCTAGGCTGAGGATGCAGCTATTTGTCTTTGCTGAGCAATACGTCTGATGTGACgggactacgaacagtggaagCATCCACTGGCTGTATCCAATGGTCTTGCTTTAGTTGTTGTTTACTTATTATCAATTTTGAATCTGTGGCCGTTTTTGTATGAAAATCTGCCACAGATTCAAAGTTGATTAGAAAACAACTATTACAGCAAGACGAGTGGATATAGGTGGTGGATGCTTGACGTGCATCCCCTGTTCATAGTCTCGCTGTATCAGACATATCACTTGG includes these proteins:
- the LOC140246010 gene encoding urocanate hydratase-like, producing the protein MGSLKELCDGLPLDPLPRPRPRDESVAHAPVRNTDLSPAETRLALQNALRYFPSSLHEELAPEFAEELRNYGHVYMYRFRPQMEMRAYPIDEYPANSRQAAAIMLMIMNNLDHRVAQFPHELVTYGGNGQVFSNWAQFWLVMYYLAQMSEEQTLVMYSGHPSGLFPSHREAPRVVVTNGMMVPNYSTRENYNRLFAMGVSMYGQMTAGSYCYIGPQGIVHGTTLTILNAGRNHLGTSDLRGRVFVTSGLGGMSGAQAKAATICGCVGVVAEVSKEALMKRHKQGWVMEVTDDVDALIQRIRQARQAREAVSIGYHGNVVTVWEQLVSVYEATGELLVDLGSDQTSCHNPFNGGYYPVQLTFEQANDMMVADPVRFKNLVQESLRRQIAAINRLSSLGIYFFDYGNAFLLEASRAGADIQAETDGASAGNRFKYPSYVQDIMGDIFSLGFGPFRWVCASGDPNDLSMTDEIATNVLEDFINAGVPESTELQYEDNIRWIKEAGNHKLVVGSQARILYSDQRGRIAIALAFNEAVREGKLRGPVIISRDHHDVSGTDSPYRETSNIYDGSAFCADMAIQNVIGDSFRGATWVAIHNGGGVGWGEVINGGFGMVLDGTNEADQRAKKMLAWDVSNGVSRRSWAGNSKAKETICRAMEEDPNLKVTIPHEVKDPTLLDRVLQE